A genomic segment from Corylus avellana chromosome ca5, CavTom2PMs-1.0 encodes:
- the LOC132180877 gene encoding phytoene synthase 2, chloroplastic-like: protein MSAVLLWVVCPVENAQPLLSLVPRNGRRGRSCKLSSTGVSAACSSAVAHPSRSSEERVYEVVLKQAALVREQRGERALDLKKPIESDDMADWNLLNEAYQRCGEVCAEYAKTFYLGTLLMTPERRRAVWAIYVWCRRTDELVDGPNASHITPKALERWDKRLNDLFQGRPYDMFDAALSDTVAKYPVDIQPFKDMIEGMRLDLRKSRYENFDELYLYCYYVAGTVGLMSVPVMGIAPESKASTETVYNAALALGIANQLTNILRDVGEDARRGRIYLPQEELARAGLSDDDIFRGKVTDKWRNFMKGQIKRARKFFDEAEKGVGELNSASRWPVWASLLLYRQILDAIEANDYNNFTKRAYVGKAKKLVSLPVAYGRALMGASDLAKLVVR from the exons ATGTCTGCAGTCCTTCTCTGGGTGGTTTGCCCTGTTGAGAATGCTCAGCCTCTGCTCAGTCTCGTGCCCAGAAATGGCAGAAGAGGAAGGAGTTGTAAACTGAGCTCCACTGGGGTCTCAGCTGCATGTTCAAGTGCAGTTGCACACCCGTCGAGATCCTCCGAGGAGAGGGTCTATGAAGTGGTGCTGAAGCAAGCGGCTCTGGTGAGAGAGCAGAGGGGAGAGAGGGCTCTGGATTTGAAAAAGCCAATTGAGAGCGATGATATGGCTGATTGGAATCTATTGAATGAGGCTTATCAAAGGTGTGGCGAGGTCTGCGCTGAATATGCCAAGACTTTCTACTTGG GTACATTACTCATGACACCAGAGCGGCGAAGAGCTGTTTGGGCAATTTATG TGTGGTGCAGGAGAACCGACGAGCTTGTGGATGGGCCAAATGCTTCACACATCACACCAAAGGCTCTGGAGAGATGGGACAAAAGATTGAATGATCTTTTCCAAGGTCGCCCTTACGATATGTTTGATGCTGCCCTCTCTGATACTGTTGCAAAGTACCCTGTTGATATACAACCCTTTAAGGACATGATAGAAGGGATGAGGCTGGACTTGAGAAAATCAAGATATGAAAACTTTGATGAGCTCTACCTTTACTGCTACTATGTTGCCGGAACTGTGGGTCTTATGAGTGTTCCGGTGATGGGGATAGCACCGGAATCTAAGGCTTCCACGGAGACTGTTTACAATGCTGCATTGGCCCTTGGAATCGCTAATCAACTCACCAACATACTCAGAGACGTTGGAGAAGA TGCTAGGAGAGGAAGAATATATCTCCCGCAAGAGGAACTAGCACGTGCAGGCCTTTCAGACGACGATATATTTCGCGGCAAAGTGACTGATAAATGGCGAAATTTCATGAAGGGCCAGATAAAGAGAGCTAGAAAGTTCTTTGATGAGGCGGAGAAAGGCGTCGGGGAGCTCAACTCCGCCAGTAGGTGGCCGGTATGGGCGTCGTTGTTGCTGTATCGGCAGATCTTGGATGCCATCGAAGCTAATGACTACAACAACTTCACAAAACGGGCTTATGTAGGAAAAGCAAAGAAACTTGTATCACTTCCTGTGGCTTATGGCAGAGCACTTATGGGGGCCTCAGATTTGGCCAAGTTGGTTGTAAGATGA
- the LOC132180878 gene encoding phytoene synthase, chloroplastic-like: MFAVLLWVVCPVENAQPMLSLVPRNGRRGRSCKLSSTGVSTACSSAVAHPSRSSEERVYEVVLKQAALVREQRGESALDLKKPIESDWNLLNEAYQRCGEVNAEYAKTFYLGTLLITPERRRAFWAIAVWCRRTDELVDGPNASHITPKALESWDKRLNDLFQGRPYDMYDAALFDTVAKYPVDIQPFKDMMEGMRLDLRKSRYENFDELYLYCYYVAGTVGLMSVPVMGIAPESKASTETVYNAALALGIANQLTNILRDVGEDARRGRIYLPQEELALAGLSDDDIFRGKVTDKWRNFMKGQIKRATKIFDEAEKGVGELNSTSRWPVWASLLLYRQILDTIEAND, encoded by the exons ATGTTTGCAGTTCTTCTCTGGGTGGTTTGCCCTGTTGAGAATGCTCAGCCTATGCTAAGTCTCGTGCCCAGAAATGGCAGAAGAGGAAGGAGTTGTAAACTGAGCTCAACTGGGGTCTCAACTGCTTGTTCAAGTGCAGTTGCACACCCATCGAGATCCTCCGAGGAGAGGGTCTATGAAGTGGTACTGAAGCAAGCAGCTCTGGTGAGAGAGCAGAGGGGAGAGAGTGCTCTGGATTTGAAAAAACCAATTGAGAGTGATTGGAATCTGTTGAATGAGGCTTATCAAAGGTGTGGCGAGGTCAATGCTGAATATGCCAAGACTTTCTACTTGG GTACATTACTCATAACGCCAGAGCGGCGAAGAGCTTTTTGGGCAATTGCTG TGTGGTGCAGGAGGACCGACGAGCTTGTGGATGGGCCTAATGCTTCACACATCACACCAAAGGCGCTGGAGAGTTGGGACAAAAGATTGAATGATCTTTTCCAAGGTCGCCCCTATGATATGTATGATGCTGCCCTCTTTGATACTGTTGCAAAGTACCCTGTTGACATACAACCCTTTAAGGACATGATGGAAGGGATGAGGCTGGACTTGAGAAAATCAAGATATGAAAACTTTGATGAGCTCTACCTTTACTGCTACTATGTTGCCGGAACTGTGGGCCTTATGAGTGTTCCGGTGATGGGGATAGCACCGGAATCTAAGGCTTCCACGGAGACTGTTTACAATGCTGCTTTGGCCCTTGGAATCGCTAATCAACTCACCAACATACTCAGAGACGTTGGAGAAGA TGCTAGGAGAGGAAGAATATATCTCCCGCAAGAGGAACTAGCACTTGCAGGCCTTTCTGACGACGATATATTTCGCGGCAAAGTGACAGATAAATGGCGAAATTTCATGAAGGGCCAGATAAAGCGAGCTACGAAGATCTTTGATGAGGCGGAGAAGGGCGTTGGGGAGCTCAACTCCACCAGCAGGTGGCCGGTATGGGCGTCGTTGTTGCTGTATCGGCAGATCTTGGATACCATCGAAGCTAATGACTAG